Genomic window (Lycium barbarum isolate Lr01 chromosome 2, ASM1917538v2, whole genome shotgun sequence):
ccaacctctcacacctccgcactggagcatctgtgtctctcctcttcacatgcccaaaccatctcaacctcgcttcccgcatcttgtcctccaccgatgccactcccaccttgtctcggatatcttcattcctaattctatccctcttagtgtgcccacacatccaccgcagcattcgcatttccgcgaatAAACAAACATGAACTATTATTACTTGGCCAGCTTGTGCTCTATTGCTTTTTAATATTTAAGAGTTCAGTAATCACGGAAGGGGAGAAATCATAGAGGTATACAGTGACAGGAAGTCTTGGACATAAGTATGACTTTCTACAATGAGCAGCTATGTGCTCCCTGGATGTAGAGAGAAAATTTTGAAGAACCTGTGAGAAAAAGTTGTCGATCCCATTAAATACCTAAGATTTCTTTCTTTCCATACAATACACATAAGCTCCAGGGAGAAACCTTACAAGCTCTATTTTTAGTCTTTTATTGCCATCGTAGAGAAAGGGACTGCCACAAAGACATTTTCAAATAGACTATCTAGTTATATCATGAGGCAAGAACCAATATGAACTCAGAGTCCACTATATGAAGTCAAGTGAGCAGAATATCTTAGAGCATCTCTCAGTATCATGAGGCAAGAACAAACTAGAAGTTAGAATGTTAACTATAAACTTGATGCAGGTTATGTAACTTGTTGATCAAAGAGCATCAAACTTGTAACACCATCAAATCTGCACATAGAAAAGCAGAGCAAAGTGTCGGCTTTATGCATCAGGATTCACTTGTTCGTAAATTCAATGAATATGGAGATAGGTCCACTCACTATAACTAATAGCGACTGAATTAAAGTGCAATTAACaggataaaatcaaaacaatgAAAGAACAAAATTATACATTAAATGGATGATACAACCTATTGCAGTTTTTCTTTTTGCCCTCCCAAAAGTAAATTGGCAAACGCAGAATTCATCCTGTTTCTTCTTTGACTTGAATAAGGATTATCAAACTTCAAGGCATTCCTTGATGCCTTGCTCAAAGTTGTCCAGACTGGTTACTGTATCCATGAGAGCATTTGCAACCTTTTGTCTGTAAAAAGAAAAAGCATGTCCTCATAAGTGATAAGACAGCGGACGAATCAAGCATGAAATATCTAACTTATTACTATCATGTTTGTCAGTCATATAAAATGGAAAATTTTACTTAAAAGAAATCAACACAAGTTTTGAGAAGAGTACAAAGAGAAATTGTTGCAAATCACTAGTTATACCTATTAGAAGCAACCTGCACATCAATGTCATTTGCCATGTCACTGAGAGAAGCAAAAGACCTGCACCCATGAAATACAGAAAGTATTGTGTCACAAAATTTCTGTCAAATCTCTCTAACACACACATGCATAGACGTCATGGTGATAATTCAAAACTGACTTTTAACGTCTACAGAGCACATTTAATGTCGCAAACAGGCAGTAAATGTACACACTTTCCATATCCTTGTAGAAACTAAATCAGTAACTAGTAAGGATAGTTCCATGGTAGCACATAATATGTAATTTCCCAATCCACACTTTTTAGCCGCCAGCAGGTACTAAAAGTAAGATAAGCTGCTTCCAGATGTGGCACAAAACCAAGCCACTATCACAAAAACATATTCTACGACATCTGCTGATAAACAGCTAATACAACTTCCACCGTAAAATGCACAGAGATCAACCCACTTCTTGAAGTGTTTATTGCTCGACATACAAGATAAATTGATCACAATAAGTTTATAGGTCACCTTATGAGATCAATAAGCTTGGTTTCAGCTGCTAACTTTACGGGGTCCTTGTCAGCAAGCAAAGAAGAAGCATTTTTCACAACCAACTGGAAAGTGCAGACCTGAGAATTACGAATGTTTCATGTGAGTCACGAAGAGCATACAACCCATATAATAAAGGTCAAAATACATGAACTAAGGGATAGAGTAAACCAATTATCACTCTTTTTTGCACAATTATTTACTTTGTTTCTATGGCTTTTTGTCTCCCTATCTTCCACGTCACTCTAAAAAATTGCATTACCACAGAACACAATCTAGATTAGAGACTTAGTACGTTTCTTTTTCATGTAATAGAAATTGTTAACATGTCTGCACCACTAACGCACTTCAACCAATCAACCACAGCTCGATCCCAAAGTAGTCTCAATGGGGCATTTGAATCATCTGTATACATGCAACTCAATTCTGTTCCATAATTAGATCATTTGTCATCGTTGGATCATTTTCACATTATCCATCAACCTTCCACATCCTTTTTAATTAATAATTCGGTACCTACGATGCTTTTCAAAACTTTCAATGCGCAAAGTCAAAATAAGTACTCGCTGATTAAATTTGATTAAGAAGTCCATCAAAATCAACAAGTAACTAGTAAATTTTTATTTCAATCAAAAGTCAAAGTAGAGGTCAAACCTCAACTCCTGTGCTTGACTGAAACTGAACGAAGGAACTCCTCTCTTGAGGCACACAATCCCTTGCAGCAGATTTCAATAAGCTCTGAAATTCTTCAAGTTCCTTTTCACCAAAATCAGATTCAGCTTTCGCTGTCAAATACAAAACAATTAATTCAAGGGAAGTTACGAATATGTACAGTTCGGCCATCTAGCATCTAGTTTACCAAACATGGCCGAAGTACaaactgcctatacacttcagcTGTATAGGTAGagccaggggcggagccacatagGGGCGAGGTCCGAACCCCCTTCgcggaaaaaaaaaactgtttatacatgattaaaattattttttatgtatatatagtagatgttgaaccccctgtaGCTTCTTCGTAtgcttacttttttatattttgaacccccttagtgaaaattctggctATGCCACTAGGTAGAGCGCATAGGTttgtataagtatgtatattatatgtataggtatttactccctccgtcccaattcaagtgtcttactttcctttttggtctgtcccaaaaagagtacctctttctatatttagtaagttaacaATTCAAACATCACACATGGCAAGTCTaaaaccacaaaattcaaaagacatttagtacattacacacatctttaatttaggaccacaagatttaaaaatcTCCTTTTATTCCTTAAAATTTTtgcccagtcaaactaagacacttaaattgggacaggggaagtatattatatgtatagaatgcttattatatgcatatatgtatgtacaaTATATGTACATTTAGTATACTTAATACATTACCTATGGACTTGTCTACATATTTCATAAACTAGATGGCCGAATAGTATTTGGCTGTAAATTTTTCCttaattcaattcattaatcgcAGGAATacaaagaaaaaaagggaaaCTTACATAAAGATACCCTTCGACCATCTAGTTTACCAAACATGGCCAAAGTTTACACTACCTATACACTTCGACTGTATAGGTATGTATactatattatatgtatagggatgtacatttatgtatattatatatataggtaagtgtaaatatatatatatcatgtgtaTAGTATACGTATATTTGGTATACTTTTTACATTACCTATACAGTCTGTACATATTTTGTAAACAAGATGGCCAAATGGTATTTGACTGTAATTTTTCCTTAACTCAACTCATCAATCGAAGAAatacaaatgaaaaaaaaaaaagaggcaattTTCAAATAAACAGAAATTTAGTAGTTACTAAGTAAGAGATAAGCAGAGCGAAGGATGTTTCTAGAAGCATCGATTGGAGCCAAAAGGTACTTAGCAGTCTTCTTCTTTTGATCTCTTAGCCATTCTTTTGGTCCTGCTGAGAAACCAAACAATTCAGTTACCAATTAGGCTTTAATTcatttttttacacataaattagTGAGTTAATGGTCTAAAACACACTTGTATCACTTTAACTATCAAGGTGCTTGAGTTTTCTACggaaactatcaccaactattcgtcaaaacacacctcaactattagTTATTTACTTTTCTGAGGTGTGTTTTTGACATCCATGATAATTCAGGCAGGCAGGAAACTCACGAAAAAGTGATACAGGTATATTTTTGTCTATTATCTCTAAATTAATTGTAgttgaagaaatgaagaagaaactgGAGACAATTAAGTAGTACATATGCCGAAGGAGAGAGCGGAGTTAGGGAAAGTGAGAGGAGCAGCAATTATGAGTGAAAGCCAAACGACACCGTTTCTACGACTGAATAACTTCGTTTCCACCAGCGGCGGCCGTAACAACGGCGGCGGAGGGACTGTGGTGGTGATGGTGGAGGAAGGGATAAGGGAGATACTCATGGTGGTTGAAACGCAACGGTAATCATTCAGTTTGTCCTTTTGATCATTATAAGTTccgaaaagggccaaatatacccctgtaccaCTCGAAAAGGGATTAACTCAGCCTCATTATATTTTTGGTTTAAATATATTTGAATCTATTTCCTCTTTAGTCCgtaccaaaatgaatgacctctttcctaatttgaaaataaattcactttatgaatgatttacagtcacacaaattttcaaggcttattttgaactacaagtttcaaaagtcttccctctttcttaaatgtcgtgttcAGTCAAATGAGTTTTttaaataaattgaaacggaagaaGCATAAGATTGGAAAATACGTAATTAAACAAATACGTAATCATTACGGTGCTATGTGCTGAGGGGGTGAGGCCTCATCTATTCCCACTTATATGGAGGTCTGATGAATCATAGTAATTCATAATCTCACTTATTTATAGAACGTTTGTTTTAAAGTTTGTATTTATTAGTCTGTCCAATTTTAATTtttcagtgtttttttttttcaattttaccaCCATTGAATGGGTTCGAATATATTTGATTGATTAAAATTTATAATCATGTCTTAATTTATCTTCAAATGTTATTCATTTATAATTTCTGTGAGATGACAATCTATTCACTTTCACAATTAATCATTGCCACGTAAGTCGTTGTCCACCATTATCAAATTATCACCGCTAGCACTGTCTACCTTTCTTTACTATCAACATTCACCATTTCTCGACCGCTATGACCACAAACAACAATTACCACAAGGCACTAGTCATTATTTGCCAATCAATTTCACTAACCATCATTATCACAACAGTTATCAATCACTACCGAAGATCGGGGAATCCACCCCCATGTCTAATGTGAAGAAGCTTTCATCTTCTTACCACATGAATAGTTTAATGTGCTCATCAACGTTTGATCTTGAGATGTAGATCATTCAATGAACATTAGCATGACATACTCCTGCAATAGTTTGAAACCAAACTCCTCAAAACGATCGATGAGGTGATTCGGGTAAAATCCAATGTAGATCTAACTTTCAATCTGGGGgcactgttataccccatttaaaacTAGTTAAAATGGATTAGAACATTTAGGTAATTCCAAGGTTTAAATAAAGTTAGAGcatcgccacctaattatttagaGGTGAATTATGACACATAAATTAATTAACGTTAAACTCTATTTTAAAGTTTATTAAACCAATTAGATTCTAGATAAAGGTTCAACCTGTTCGTACATATTTTAATGATGACTTATATATTTTGCAGGTACATAAAGAAAAGAAGGACGAAAGAAGTAATTGGACAAATACGAAGGGCTCCAAAGCAAACCTTATTCAAAGATAGGGATCAAGtaagaaacaaaagaaaagagaTCATGGGAATCAAATATTCTTTCCAGTACCAACGGGCAAATCTATTTAAGGAGTCGAGTACCAAGCATCCTCAAATCAGGGAAGTCTAAGATCGTGGAAGCATTAAACAAGGAAATAACGCTTACAGGTCAAGATACTAATTGATACAACACATCTCTACAAGGGAAGCAATCAAGGCAAAATGAAGTCGAGTATTCAACAAGGAAATAAAGATTCCAAGTTAAAGTATTGATTGTTGTAATACATCTCTTCGAGGAAAACAATAAATTCACAACAGCTCTATCTTTATTCTTAGAAATAAGATCAATCAATTCCTATCTCCAAGGATTAATTTTCTTGGGTTGCCATCTCTGGAAAATAGCCTAAGCACCGATTTTTCAAGGCTATATAAGAAGAGACATACTTTCGTCTCAACTTCTCAAAGCTCTCTActctacttttcataagcattATAATACTGAGTACTTTatagtgtaaacaaaaaagagaggagagatatagtatagttggtgAGATATTGTATTAAAAGATTAAGAgtgtttgagtgtagacgtaggagctcAATTCAAACAACTATTGTACCAAACATACTTTCAAAAGAGCTGCAGAGATCACCCTTGCAACTAAAGGAGATTGGagtaggattcacattgaattcGAACCAGTATAAAACATCCTGTGTTATTTATTTTCTGCACTTATACTGTTAATGAGTCGACTGATGACTTAAGGCAGTCGACTAGCTAAGCAAAAATTTAAAATTCACTCCCCCCTCCACACCCCCTTCATGCACTTTCACAACCAATCCTAAAGGCAGGTACTAGGCCTCCTTTAAGATTAGTATTAATACGATTAATTGGTCGGACTTAAGTTAATTAACTAGGCTAAATGTAAGTGTAAAACTAATTCATGAGTCGAGTAAATAACTTATAAactaatatcttttttttttaaatagaaaaAGTTATACGAGAGAATGAAAACCCAAAGCTGCCTTGTACCAAAATTATCTTAACATAGAATGGGTTAAAGTCATTACATGTTGAAGCTGATAACATTTCTACTCCTAATTTGGCTGAGCTTCATCAATGGAAGAAAGAAGATGaaagtgtatacggtaaaaaccggatatgagtcaaaTCAGAAGAACGAGGAACCGAAGAGAGAAGAGGACGAGAGCATACACGAGGATTTTAGTTCTAAACCGGAGGAACGCTTGGACCGGGGCTAAGCAGAGGCGTTGATTGATCCGGTCTCTTCGCCACCGGACCGATCGAGGCCGTTAGTCCGATTATCCGTGGTCATTGGTCCGGTAAAGCCGTTGCGCGTGAGCCATGCTtcggtagcgtcctgccatggtcaactaccaaccatgcgtgtgtcagaccgtacggccaacctaatcccaccaaatccgttcagAGTTGTCCTTGTTATTATTTTTAAATGACTTATGTTGTACAAGGCCCATGGAggcagcactataaatagagctcattCCCCTCCTGTGAGGGGGTTGGCTTATTCACTTTCAAGAACAATTGTAATAgcaaatatatataatttctcCCTAAATATTGGATTCGGCTGTAACCTTCTGCTTTCATCTTTATCGTATTTCCCCATCAAATATTTCATAGTGCTCATAAACGTTCATATCCGTAGCAAATCGCTATTGTCAGCCACTTTATTACAAAATATTCATACATTCGCTGTCTTCATCTAGTATACATTGAGGCCcgagcacatatcctatactcacttacaaatttaattgattatccaaattcggggtaaacagaaaGAAATACCATATGAAGCCAGCCTTTTCCTCATTCAAAATAGAGATAAAAGGctcaaaaacacacctcaactgtCACTGTTTTttgagtttcatacctaaacgTTGAGAAACTACCCGAACTATCACTATTTAGTTTGCAAAACATacctcaaattattcttgaatgacatgtgatctacactctccattttatataaaaatattgcCAAGTGTTGTCCACAtggataaataatgtcacaatggcacctacatggaatttaaaaaaaaaaatttatttgttgtaaaaaacaaattgaaaaataatattttctgtAAAAAATTATAGAGaataaaaaaatagtttaaaaatggaatttttttttttttaaaaaataataagaaaactgattatttagttttcacttttaaaaaaaaaaatatcaactcttccatttttttaaatcatttttttctgattttctaaattttttgatattttttttttttaaaatccagatttgttttaaaaaaatgcagtttttaaaaaaaaaaatatacagttttttttataaaaaaatattttttaaaattttcatgtaAGTGCCACCGTAGCATTACTTATGCCGTGTGGACAaagtttttgagaaaatttcagcttcacttgccttttggagagtgagttcacacatttaggtcaggtgtgttttgcaaactagatagtgatagtttaggtagttttttCAAACTTATGATAGTTTAgatatgaaactaaaaaaaaagtgatagttagggtgtgtttttgacccttatcttttcaaaatatgaaaTTTACGTTTGCAAACAAAGCAAATCCAAGGTGTACTCCCTCAGGTTATACACGTGGCACAATCAGAGGAAGAGCCACTAATAGATAGATTTGAACCCAACCATTCACTTTGTACAGCTCATTATAACAGAAATGTAATTAATTACATTTCCATTTATTTAGTTAGGCAATAGGAAAATTACACGTGCATTAGTTAGTCAAAAAAATGCTTTAGGTAAAGAGTTTGACTCCCATCTCCCTGGGATACAAAAATTTAAGCTCATACGGAGTATGTTGTTgtaatatatattattaaaataaaattttaaataaataattacaCATGAAATATAAAGTACAAAGTACAAGTTTTTGTGAATAATCAATGTGAGTTGATTATATATACGTTTTGATAATACTTAAAGAATGGCACATAATGAttgttgcacctcatttttatcaaaggctaaacaaagcacaacttatggagctctgaaataattaagtatgtacagagtcgccacctagcatttaaggtatactagggtacctataaattattaatatatgcagcttaacaaggtctacgaaaataagtgaaattctaggtaagggttcaaattattccgaagggaaggtgttaggcatcctgcagaatccacaaatgtggttcccgactggaccaatttaactatacgagggatgtgtaaaaagacttgattattatttacaaaaattaatagaatttagactaaagaataactaatatgactattcacataaataatcatgcaatacgtattttatacatatgtgatataataattattttaaaaaatattatgtgcaacttagaagcttgggtatgtgaaaagggtataaagaatggacatgaaattactcaaggtgagttaactaatttaactagctaagtatgtacgcctaatcaatcaATTATGAGAGTGCATTCTAAAGtttaaatattgaggcaaatcaccctatttatttacttaagtgtgctaaactattgaattaaaactctagcgaaacatgataactataagaatattagctacgaaaataataactgcctaatattgatttgtctaaaacacataaaatttaaatcacctaagcagatcataaataaataccaccaacctgcaccctaaaaattaaagtttcactatattttatgcttgtgtaatttaagaatgtaaaaaaaatataaacagagaatttaagaaagctatttgaacttcttttgagtgtcatcttcaaaaagtaactccggatacctgcatgagacttaataaaaatgttagtaagaaaataaataactatcggatgaattaaagaaataatgaataaacttaaaataaaaacccgtctttgtacatggaaggccttggaaatcgacggaaatttcttcatcggccaaaaaGGATGAGGCAGTTTCTACACCATTTGTACTTCATATAGAATGAATATTAGTGT
Coding sequences:
- the LOC132628022 gene encoding uncharacterized protein LOC132628022; protein product: MSISLIPSSTITTTVPPPPLLRPPLVETKLFSRRNGVVWLSLIIAAPLTFPNSALSFGISGPKEWLRDQKKKTAKYLLAPIDASRNILRSAYLLLTKAESDFGEKELEEFQSLLKSAARDCVPQERSSFVQFQSSTGVEVCTFQLVVKNASSLLADKDPVKLAAETKLIDLIRSFASLSDMANDIDVQVASNRQKVANALMDTVTSLDNFEQGIKECLEV